The Candidatus Campbellbacteria bacterium genomic sequence GGGATCCTGCACAAGATGGTCTCGGCGGAACGCAAAAAGCAAATCTGCCCTGCCCGTATACGTTCACGGTAAATATCATCGGCGGTAGGTTAAACCTACATAATATGGTTCGTTCAAATGATATGTTGCTTGGCTTTCCCCATGACGTGGCAGGGTTTGCACTACTTCAATGCATTCTTGCGCAACGACTCAATGTGCGTGTCGGTGTGTACTCACACAGCATCTCTAACGCACACGTATATGATACTCACTATGACGGTGCGTACGAGATGCTTAAGCGACCAACAAATCATAAACAGATCTCATGTACTCTTCCTCAAAAAACATTTGAACGAGCCGAAAAAAAAGATGTAACACTTGTAGAGGAAATCGCCAACATGTTCTCCGAACAGTACACACCACAACCTCCCATTACTGGATTACATATAGTATTATAACCATCTATGTCAGTACTTATCCAAAAGAAATTATTGAGAAAATAAAAAAAGGTGAGATTGTTTTTAGTCCACACCTAGATACTTTCCAGTTACAAGCGCATTCGGTTGATCTACGACTCGGTTTTACGTTTCTTGTACCAAAATCCTCACGTATGACACCAAAAGGACGCGAGGCACTACTCATTGATCCCTTGGCGGAAAAATACGACGCGCGATACTTTGATGTCATCGAACTTGAAAAGGGCCAGTACTTTGAACTACTTCCTCAAGAACATGTGTTAGTATCGAGTTTCGAAAGTATTAAAGTTCCTGATGATTTAATGGCCGTTCTTTATCCACGCTCTTCAACAAATAGAAAAGGTATGTCGGTTGATTTGACGGGCATCATCGATGCGGGATACGAAGGACAACTTACTATTCCAGTACGAAACAATACCCGCTCGCAAGTAATTCGCCTGTATCCAGGAGAGCGTTTTTGTCAGGTTGTATTTGAATCACTCACTGAAAGAGTTACCCCG encodes the following:
- a CDS encoding thymidylate synthase, which translates into the protein MSRFDEIYKDTLSQIMTRGVPELNARTGHETRALPGVSFVLDVEKDGFPLLTLRKIPIKLFIAEQVWFISGSRKPEDFLGTFTHIWDDFTNPGNVVTVAYGYRWRKHFGRDQLSLLVELLEKDPSSRHGVIVTWDPAQDGLGGTQKANLPCPYTFTVNIIGGRLNLHNMVRSNDMLLGFPHDVAGFALLQCILAQRLNVRVGVYSHSISNAHVYDTHYDGAYEMLKRPTNHKQISCTLPQKTFERAEKKDVTLVEEIANMFSEQYTPQPPITGLHIVL
- the dcd gene encoding dCTP deaminase, with the protein product MTYSIITIYVSTYPKEIIEKIKKGEIVFSPHLDTFQLQAHSVDLRLGFTFLVPKSSRMTPKGREALLIDPLAEKYDARYFDVIELEKGQYFELLPQEHVLVSSFESIKVPDDLMAVLYPRSSTNRKGMSVDLTGIIDAGYEGQLTIPVRNNTRSQVIRLYPGERFCQVVFESLTERVTPRKSRYHQRDIIEGTASEEMQEVDLIKTGEIKKLKETFPVIKGYAHDESE